From Malaya genurostris strain Urasoe2022 chromosome 2, Malgen_1.1, whole genome shotgun sequence:
GTATAACATCGTTCCAAATTGTGTATAAAGAGAAGGTAAGAAATTATTTGAATGAGTTGTGAAATTGAAATGCTTCATAGCGTTGAACAGTTGACTTTTTCTGTTTTATTTCCATCCGATTGTGAATTTCCTGCCAACCGAGTTCTAGCGACGTTTACGCTTGGCACACCTGATCTTTGGTCACACTGTTTGACCCCACGTCTAGCTTCGGAAATTCCCGGGAAGTAGGAAGGAAGCAGCAATACAACCAACGCGCCTCGACAGAACGACGCCGTTCGTCAGTCATCCCTACGGCAGTTGGAATCATTACTATCAGCCAGTCCAAACCTACACCGTTCATAGCGTTCTTGGTGAGCCGTCGCATGTATGAGCGGCTCCCGTGGGAGGACCGGAGAGGTGTTTCGTTTTGGTTCTATGCTCGACTTCGtcagaaaacaaaagaaaactcgAGATTCTCAAATTTTTGTTGtctttttaaatgattttaaacCAGTTGCgattataaaaacctgttttaatccacctagtggtgtaatgatgccattctcaaatataatattgtagtattctattctgaattctggaatatacgaccactatttccggttcttccggaaccgaagaccGGGACCCAGGATAGCTGGAACCGGTTTTTTTAGTTgattactgataatggctatcgacatTATTATAGACattatagtacactattgaaaaacctgtctgatttggcCCATGCCAGCATCAGAACGTGTTCTGAGTACGAGAACAGTGGAAGTCACCAGTCGTCGTGACAGCGCTGCTCAGTTAATTTGCCCAGAATTACAGCTGGATTTCATTGTATGTATAGACTCAACATTGATTTATGCCAAAACGTTCTACTGCTACAAATCTGCTTTCGCTTACGAAATCTGTTACAAATTCTATGGCCGCTTTTACCAAACAGACGTCATTTACGCGGATCTCTCAGCAGcattcgataaaataaatcacgctATCGCCATTGATAAACTAGACAAACTCGGTTTTGGCTCGAACATCGACATCTTGCCGTATCAATCGGTGGTTGTGTATCTGATGAGTTTTGCGCTTCttccggaattccacaaggcagtcatctaggACCACTGATATTCTCGATGTACTTTAACGATGTGAATTTTGTCCTGGAAAGGTCACGGCTTTCATTTGTTGATGATCTAAAAATTTATAACATAATCCGTAAAATAGATGATGCGATATTCCAGCAACGCCAACTGTTTATTTTTGCTGAATGGTTCTGAATCCCCAGAAATGTTCGATCATAACGTTCACACAAACGAAAAATCATGCTCGATTCGACTACTTCATTGGTGATACTTCCATTAAAAGGATGACATGTGTGAAAGATCTGGGCATTTTCCTCGATGAGCTACATAGTCCCGAAAGCTTCCAGATGCTTCGGATTTGTAATACGGATAACCaaaaatatcaatgatattTAGTACCTGAAAACTGTGTACTGTTCACTGGTTcgttttatttttgaatattgcTCAGTGGTATGGTGGTATGGAATGGATACAACGCAGATTTATTCGCTTTGCACAGCGCCAGTTGCCTTGGAATAATCCACAACAGCTTCCGAGTTATGAAAGTCGAGCGATGTTAATTGGAATTGACACACTGCATGTTCGACGTAATTTATCACGAGCAATGGCAATATCTGATATTTTAactcaggggttcccaaactagtttgggtcatggaccccttcaCTAAAATGAACTCAGACCCCCACCAACAAATTCCTTTGCAAAttaaatttcttgcttttttaatattgatgtaaaatattcaccaatttctggtcaaataaacacaactattttagcgtaaatatttcaaataaaaacttatatcaaacaatagttcAATACGTCGGGCTTTTTCTTCATACAAAActtaattggtctgctcacattgacttcaggattaaaagagcttgcatggctttcggccaatgcagacgagtttTTAGAAGGTCATGGGAACTTAAACCCAGATATATAcattggatctacacagctatcgttagaccaatttttgtattcagatgtcttgtatggtggcaaaaAGGAAAAGTTGCAGCAGTTCAGTTGAGTCATccccaaaggatggtcctaataacGATGacgggagcattcacgacaactcctactgctgctctagaggcgctactgtgcattgaaCCAGTGCATACCGACTTAAGataacagggctttggaacagtaatccTATAtattatgctactagccacactcgcttgtagtctcaaatggttacctgggatgaatatttactcgctcctagtgacctaactctcacatgcagttttcctttcaaaacatttaatgtaagatatcctcttcgtgaggaatggttgactggttattttaaatgacaacttgatgaacacatagtttgttatacggacggttctctgttgaatggtcgttctggtgctggtgtctactgtcgtgaaatgaggctggagcagtctcattcacttggtagatactgtactgtattcgaagcagaaatctaagCGATTCTGTgttgaatacaatcggcacttcagcagaggatctgtggtaaacgaatatatttttgttccgacaatcAGGTAGCTTTAAAAGCacacagttcgaatgattcgcgctcgaatctagtgatcgcatgtcgaactcaaaatgAAGACCTTGGcatctcaaatgctgtttacttcgtatgggtacccggccattctggtattactgggaaTGAATGTGCTGATgtgttggctagagctggtccaacgaatgatttcgttggtcctgaaccagctttatcactttcaactagttggataaagcacaagatttgtTCTTggactgcatccaaacatgccagcaaaaggatattctctcgtttgtcacccaatgtgataaggagctatagtcagaagggttcatcgttcttcctggagtgaataaatcctatctgtattcaccttaaatagggtttagtagattgtttggcatctcctatggggtaccgaattcacttctgctcgtacatactgcgattcgttctgcattcttcctagAGTGCAGAGTGGTATAGCTTTTGTAaagtctctaaatcctctctgaggttggaggttttattaactgtgcatcgttcttcagaaagaacgcacatagtaacaaaccttaataggttttacagcagactgttcgagaccaggtagaggttcagaatttacttctgtttccactaaatgtgatccctgcagattgttcagcatcccattggagtgcagaatttacttctgcttttttgtcgtgaatacgacttactttactatggggtgccttttcaaaattagccatatggaagaatgggccgaacttaatcgtgaatatctcgacttgtattaatggtagcaacataattctttcaccatttcatcaaaaatatgatcaggaatttaggataatattttgaacaatgtgagataactacaaacaactcaaaaattaagttttctcaaaatttgaaaataatgcggaaaactctttactttcgcttggatttttcgcgcaaggacgacgattttgaggcagtcaggcacatatcttcaactgaatgcgtataaaagggaaatcgtggtcgaaaatcgatcatttcttttcgtgcgttcggtggaagcagacgtcgtgggagttgagccatcaaccagcagcgacggagagtgcaccttttgcgtggttaaaacctcaaacgctcaggtagcaactctcattcgcttgctggccatcaaggcgagaagactgccaccgcgagagttaaaccatcaaccagcagcgacggagagtgtacCTTTTGCGtgattaaaacctcaaacgctcaggtagcaactctcatttgcttttcggtagtcgtaacgagaagttcaaatttcagatattagttccgcaatataggtttagtattcagagcctgcgtgctgaaactgtattccggaactaatttcagtttcgaaattgcagttctagaattcaaactggattctgagtctgttattggttctaaatttagttcttgaactcagggtccagttctttattccagacttctattcggttctttttagaaccataataatactggtaaagaattatgcggaaatttactttactgtactctatacaactcattctggtagtcatggcggtcttcaagtttcagagcttagttccggaatatgggtttagaattcagagtctgcgtgctgaactaacttcaactcgtcactcttcatcacgaacgctttcataaaaagttcttttcagagccaccattttatattataatgaactatactgcttatttcataatatttaattgcgtttcagaatgtttaatgtaactaatatgtaatttagtctaggcgcatcgtttaaatttctagtaacgaaagaggggaaagttgcacaattcaaacaatcgatcaattgccaattcgaattcggaagcataaataaagcgtgtcatattcgtattcacgacatccagttatgtctctgacattacacacccgtactttttgtgtttttgtgccgtcaattttccccatcctcctagtccaaaccttaccatttcccttcgATGCTTCACTCTTATATatcaggaaaatgatgctaaaaacaaattgatggcaaggcacaaatttccaaatatcaaggggaacgtgccatttgagccaatttgttctgattcctgattgttCCTTCACTTGTCAATTCGTCACACGCCGTGCCATACGATCTATATTTTTAATATACTAAGAAATAATCATTTGGACTAAATTATGtctgttgattcaaataaataattaaataagtaTGTTCTAAATGCACCAATTAATTTCGTCCGAAATTGATTGCTTCATCTttggaatccaattggaaaACACAATTAATTCCTAGTCAAATTTCGGAAGAGTTTACCGATTGTATACTCCAAGAGCCATCCCAGTTCTGTCTAAATGGAGATCTTGctggtcgtgacaattcaaaaCACTTTTCAGTCCCACAGATCATCATAAGGAAATTTCTCTATCTTCTAacaaaagcatcagattcatcCAAATGGATGTTGAAAAAGATTTCGCCGTCACTAGCACATTCAATTATGACTCTCTCGCAAtgtgaaaatgaaagtattgatgtagaacacatctttatactagtatgagcgtcgtttcgaaatatgccgtgcgaaacagggttgccacatatacagttcAATctgcatttgattttttttaattttaaaagttACGAATGAAAAGACtgtttttactgaaactcggtgaaACACTTGTCATCTgtttcttttcgattttgcaaAGCACCACGTCGCTATTGCTCTTGGAGCCGGGAAACATTGAAAGaaggaaaacagatttttttatattttgtgacAAGAACATTAATATCTACTTATATCCAACTAGGTGCGTTGAGAAGCAttagaaaaaattgactttaggcgtgatgttttcttttttgtatgCTGTACTTATCTTTCTCAAACCTTTGCTTTTATGACTTATTTTACATACAATAATAAAGAGAAATCCATTCAACGAACTCGGTAATTCATCATTCAATCATGATCACTTTGCCGAACTAAGTAACTTTCGGTCGTGCCgatatacgttaaaattattttcaaatactttttcgcttcttacactttcatcccagctgctttcagttccaaggattacgtcgaaagaggaggttattaaattttgatgaatttctttaattttggccgggcttttcatgcttttcaatttcccataagagtccaggtcggccagcgcttccttaggtttcattccatattcctgatgcacttcgataaagattcgtaggaggtggtcaggtgttgttggaaggccttctgatgctaatagcatttttatactagtttatgtcataccctcgatgcatgctgtaggttgttgatttttcatgtataacAAATACAGACgtacgacgtgcattattttagggtcacgaagccttgcttttaagaagcgttcgtcgccatttgcagattgtgaagtaagacgtacaattggagAACGCATtgtatcaatttcgaattggctgtctgtattcatgtcctgtgatattgcagatgtatttatgttctgtgatattgaagatgtgttcacatagttagcggatggtgcagcttcgatgtcattacttcctaagaccggagtagtgttgttttgaatacttcttgttcctttgtaagggttgattgtttcacctttctgaaaatttatgaattttgaggcagtATCTGGatgcccggagaattgaacccgtgcagttgctagtaagtccttgtccaagggtaaggtatattgtaatgacatattattattattgttgtgacAGTTATTGTTACTATTTGTGTTGAAATTGCTGTTGGAGTGtccattgttgttgttgttgttgttgttgttgttgttgttgttgttgttgttgttgttgttgttgttgttgttgttgttgttgttgttgttgttgttgttgttgttgttgttgttgttgttgttgttgttgttgttgttgttgttgttgttgttgttgttgttgttgttgttgttgttgttgttgttgttgttgttgttgttgttgttgttgttgttgttgttgttgttgttgttgttgttgttgttgttgttgttgttgttgttgttgttgttgttgttgttgttgttgttgttgttgttgttgttgttgttgttgttgttgttgttgttgttgttgttgttgttgttgttgttgttgttgttgttgttgttgttgttgttgttgttgttgttgttgttgttgttgttgttgttgttgttgttgttgttgttgttgttgttgttgttgttgttgttgttgttgttgttgttgttgttgttgttgttgttgttgttgttgttgttgttgttgttgttgttgttgttgttgttgttgttgttgttgttgttgttgttgttgttgttgttgttgttgttgttgttgttgttgttgttgttgttgttgttgttgttgttgttgttgttgttgttgttgttgttgttgttgttgttgttgttgttgttgttgttgttgttgttgttgttgttgttgttgttgttgttgttgttgttgttgttgttgttgttgttgttgttgttgttgttgttgttgttgttgttgttgttgttgttgttgttgttgttgttgttgttgttgttgttgttgttgttgttgttgttgttgttgttgttgttgttgttgttggtgttgttgttgttgttgttgttgttgttgttgttgttgttgttgttgttgttgttgttgttgttgttgttgttgttgttgttgttgttgttgttgttgttgttgttgttgttgttgttgttgttgttgttgttgttgttgttgttgttgttgttgttgttgttgttgttgttgttgttgttgttgttgttgttgttgttgttgttgttgttgttgttgttgttgttgttgttgttgttgttgttgttgttgttgttgttgttgttgttgttgttgttgttgttgtttagaCGATTTTGTTcgaatatatataatatatatatatatatatatattatatatatatatatttatatatatatatatatatatatatatatatatatatatatatatatatatatatatatattacatatattatatatatatatatatatatatatatatatatatatatatatatatatatatatagatatatatatatatatatatatatatatatatatatatatatatatatatatatatatatatatatataaatatatacatatatatatatatatatatatatatatatatatatatatatatatatatatatatatatatatatatatatatatatatatatatatatatatatatatatatatatatcattggaagtaaaaaaaaatctgtaaacgcgactggagtgagtatgacaTGAAACAGCGAACTCGAaggctgcaagaaaaacaagaagAAAAAGCAATCCTCAGACGGAAACATCGaaagcggaaacaacaaaataatacaaatttcaacaacaacaacagaaacaaatattacagtatacgcagtgaaaacaacaataacaataacaacaacaacggaCACTCCAACAGCAATTCAACACAAATAGTAACAATAACTGtcgcaacaataataataatatgtcattacaatataccttacccttggacaaggacttactagcagctgcacgggttcaattctccgggcatccaaatattgcctcaaaattcataaattttcaaaaaggtgaaacaatcaacccttacaaaggaacaagaagtattcaaaacaacactactccggtctttgGAAGTAATGACATTgaagctgcaccatccactaactatgtgaaaacatcttcaatatcacagaacataaatacatctgcaatatcacagcACAATGCGTTctccaattgtacgtcttacttcacaatctgcaaatggcgacgaacgcttcttaaaagcaaggcttcgtgaccctaaaataatgcacgtcgtccgtatgtatttgtcatacatgaaaaatcaacaacctacagtatgcatcgagggtatgacataaactagtataaaaatgctattagcatcagaaggccttccaacaacaccagaccacctcctacgaatcttcatcgaagtgcatcaggaacatggaatgaaacctaaggaagtgctggccgacctggactcttatgggaaattgaaaagcatgaaaagcccggccaaaatgaaagaaattcatcaaaatttaataacctcctctttcgatgtaatccttggaactgaaagcagctgggatgaaggtgtaagaagcgaagaagtatttgaaaataattttaacgtatatcGGCACGACCGAAAGTTACTTAGTTTGGCAAAAGTGATCATGATTGAATGATGAATTACTGAGTTCATTGAatggatttttctttattattgtatgTAAAATAAGACATAAAAGCAAAGGTTTGAGAAAGATGGTGTTTTATTatgttcatttgaatttatataCAGCGTAcaaaaagaaaacatatatattgtaTTGTAGATATTGTAGTTTGTTTATTTAGAAAACTAGTAAATACGAAGTATCTGATTCttaataaaatgtagtagatcGACGATCTTGGTTCAGCAATAGTAGTTTTATtgacaataataatgataataataataataataataataataataataataataataataataataataataataataatactaataataataataatattaataaaaataataataataataataataataataataataataataataataataataataataataataataataataataataataataataataataataataataataatagatcgGCTAAAAATTTCGTATCTTTTCTATGAgaaggcgccactagaattaaatccataccattttcagttagtaccaaccttcaaaagatacgtgtataaatttgacagctgtctgattattagtttgtgagatattgcattttgagtgaagctacttttgttattgtgaaaaaaatggaaaaaaaggaatttcgtgtgttgatgaaacactactttttgatgaaaaaaagtgccgccgataccaaaaaatggcttgatgagtgttattcagactctgcaccgggcgaagcaacaattcgtaagtggattGCAAAANNNNNNNNNNNNNNNNNNNNNNNNNNNNNNNNNNNNNNNNNNNNNNNNNNNNNNNNNNNNNNNNNNNNNNNNNNNNNNNNNNNNNNNNNNNNNNNNNNNNNNNNNNNNNNNNNNNNNNNNNNNNNNNNNNNNNNNNNNNNNNNNNNNNNNNNNNNNNNNNNNNNNNNNNNNNNNNNNNNNNNNNNNNNNNNNNNNNNNNNNNNNNNNNNNNNNNNNNNNNNNNNNNNNNNNNNNNNNNNNNNNNNNNNNNNNNNNNNNNNNNNNNNNNNNNNNNNNNNNNNNNNNNNNNNNNNNNNNNNNNNNNNNNNNNNNNNNNNNNNNNNNNNNNNNNNNNNNNNNNNNNNNNNNNNNNNNNNNNNNNNNNNNNNNNNNNNNNNNNNNNNNNNNNNNNNNNNNNNNNNNNNNNNNNNNNNNNNNNNNNNNNNNNNNNNNNNNNNNNNNNNNNNNNNNNNNNNNNNNNNNNNNNNNNNNNNNNNNNNNNNNNNNNNNNNNNNNNNNNNTAAttataaaatatcgacaaaggcatagttcaggatgtgagtagggacttaattcgtgtgatgtccagactcatgtccaatcactacacgttagatgcacatatccttcgaattggacattccgagactaatcattgtgcttgcggcgaaggttttcgcgatattgatcatgtcgtttggacatgcgtggagtatcgtgatgtcagatctcaactaataaattccttgcgtacccaaggtagactatccaatgtccccagTTCGTGGCGTTCTTGTTTGTCGTGACctttttttcatgaaacttctttatcatttccttATGTCTATTGGAGTTacaatttagatttaaatttatgttagacccctttctcttccattagttcaaccaatagccagctttattatatgaataaaagtgatgaactgatacaaacaaacctaaatagttataagatcatgtacaatataaatgtattttttaatggaatttataatagcaaatcgcttgataaaaacagtgtttagattaaataatgaataccaacataataatatgatattcgaaatgtattaggtttaaagtactatgtattgtggatgccacggcaaagaaaaacttatgtatattgcctatgaaataaacgtatttatggaaaaaaaattattttattttattttatttctggagcagggaaaagcccactggagatcAATCTAACATtatgtctccagtaggcataaaacctcctcatccttTGTACCAACACATTACagaatatccaaatgatacatttcatattATTTAACTATTATAACATATTGCATATCATTAACTATTATAACTACATAGCTAAGTACTTAGAAGAAACGATAAACTTCTAAAGAGATAGTGTTCGGCTAAACTACTTCATGTACAGTGAAGTTCACTTGAACTGTCTTCTGATATATGCAACTGTACACCAACATACCGCCCGCCTTGAAAGCCTATGCTTTCAAAAAACTTTAATCTAAGTTCAGTGCACTAACCTATCTGTTCTGTTCGTGTTAAAATTGAGACTATGTACTACTGTTAACGATTATTGACCTGCCTGCTGTTATCATACATCCAATTATTCCACAAGTTCTATTTGGCTGACTAGTCTATGCATTACATATTCTATTCATGTCCACATTAACCTTGGGGTGTTGCTTGCTGCTACTAGATGATCCTTTGGTGAACCATGGGCGTCGAGGACGGGAGACTTGAATTCGACTCCGTCAACTGCTATGCAGCCAGCGTCGATAAAACATGACCCCGAGCGACTCCGCAGGTGCCATCACTAGTAGAGCAGCGACGATTACCAAGACTGTAGATGGTATGAACTTATCCACTGATGAAAATACAGTAGTTGAATTCCTTCTGTTAACTGCCTCCACCCCTCGTAGATTTGATGAAACTATCCGACGGCGAAGAATTATGATTTGCGGTAGTGTTTATTATTGCAACGTTGCCTGTGCGGGAGAGCGGATCAATTTCtgatattttcaaacaattgtATATACTTATCTTGGAATAGTGTTATGATGG
This genomic window contains:
- the LOC131429044 gene encoding putative uncharacterized protein DDB_G0271606 is translated as KSSKQQQQQQQQQQQQQQQQQQQQQQQQQQQQQQQQQQQQQQQQQQQQQQQQQQQQQQQQQQQQQQQQQQQQQQQQQQQQQQQQQQQQQQQQQQQQQQHQQQQQQQQQQQQQQQQQQQQQQQQQQQQQQQQQQQQQQQQQQQQQQQQQQQQQQQQQQQQQQQQQQQQQQQQQQQQQQQQQQQQQQQQQQQQQQQQQQQQQQQQQQQQQQQQQQQQQQQQQQQQQQQQQQQQQQQQQQQQQQQQQQQQQQQQQQQQQQQQQQQQQQQQQQQQQQQQQQQQQQQQQQQQQQQQQQQQQQQQQQQQQQQQQQQQQQQQQQQQQQQQQQQQQQQQQQQQQQQQQQQQQQQQQQQQQQQQQQQQQQQQQQQQQQQQQQQQQQQQWTLQQQFQHK